The Streptomyces tendae genome has a window encoding:
- a CDS encoding nucleotidyl transferase AbiEii/AbiGii toxin family protein, with translation MPELHTRLLADVIALGSPYPLVLTGGYAVRAHRLVNRPSQDLDVATENPAPMTEIAATLRAGLEARGWRVHSLETAPLSARFTVTDPATGQECEVDILKENFWRPVTHSPYGPVLAEEDVIGTKVRALADRGAPRDLIDVFAASLRWSTADLEEFGRRHARGRFESEDLQASLTGAEWTDDEAFVAYGLDEAAITALRTWALEWADDLATRLLEKSSDPDID, from the coding sequence ATGCCGGAGCTGCACACACGGCTCCTGGCAGACGTGATCGCCCTAGGCTCCCCCTATCCCCTGGTCCTCACCGGCGGCTACGCCGTCCGGGCACACCGCCTGGTGAACCGCCCCAGCCAAGACCTCGATGTCGCCACCGAGAATCCCGCGCCCATGACCGAGATCGCGGCTACGCTGCGCGCCGGCCTGGAAGCCCGCGGCTGGAGAGTGCACTCGCTGGAGACCGCCCCGCTGTCCGCCCGCTTCACCGTGACCGACCCGGCCACCGGACAGGAATGCGAGGTCGACATCCTCAAGGAGAACTTCTGGCGGCCGGTCACGCACAGCCCTTACGGGCCAGTCCTCGCGGAAGAGGACGTGATCGGGACCAAGGTCCGCGCCCTCGCCGACCGCGGAGCCCCGCGTGACCTGATCGACGTGTTCGCAGCCTCCCTCCGCTGGAGCACTGCCGATCTCGAAGAATTCGGCCGCCGCCACGCCCGCGGCCGCTTCGAGAGCGAAGACCTGCAGGCAAGTCTCACCGGTGCCGAATGGACCGACGACGAAGCCTTCGTCGCCTACGGCCTGGACGAGGCCGCCATCACCGCTCTTCGTACCTGGGCCTTGGAGTGGGCCGACGACCTCGCGACCCGCCTGCTCGAAAAGTCCAGCGATCCGGACATTGACTGA
- a CDS encoding PQQ-binding-like beta-propeller repeat protein, which yields MVDQLTQHDPRRIGPFEVLGRLGAGGMGLVYLARSASGRRVAIKTVRTELAEDQLFRVRFTREVEAARAVSGFYTAAVVDADPRAAVPWLATAYVPAPSLEEIVNECGPLPAQAVRWLAAGVAEALQSIHGAGLVHRDLKPSNVLVVEDGPRVIDFGIASGVSNTRLTMTNVAVGTPAYMSPEQAKDSRSVTGASDVFSLGSMLVFAATGHPPFHGANPVETVFMLLREGPDLEGLPDELRPLIEACMQMDPTARPNPADLQAQLAPHLFGSGSDDSGTASAWLPERAVGLIETRRGGRPAMPPQPAGRSGGGARPHVPPPPPHDPVVPQPPPVPVGPPGTGPVRLAGAAVPIGPGPRVADTRAAAVQAPPAASALAATWTKLRPGVNGAEPAAPATTAPAAPPEQPGGWRPWRFRMSNDVWGTPAVAGDLVYVTSFEVHALDVATGRRRFKTRDVAWSMAVADGRIHASDGPTLYALDAREGGDLWRLNTDAWVYSLKAERGTVVTGTRGGGVQGREASTGQQLWEVTGCQTDFESPEAGPALHDGTAYVWQDARLRALDARTGEERWSYPIGDAASCGGVPVRLTAAPDGYVYVCAGTRVLALEAASGHVRWHFEAPAVFLCPPAFVPGPAVTGGGIYLADYLGTVYALDATDGRDRWRIATESRSSVEPVLVAAGHVHVGSGKGLYTLDAVTGTPKWRFQSGGEIVGAPAVAEGRIHFGSSDHLLYTLKADDGRLRWKLATGGEITGSPVVRDGVVYACSKDRCVYALDAEKGTGTARTA from the coding sequence GTGGTGGATCAGCTGACGCAGCACGATCCGCGGCGTATCGGGCCGTTCGAGGTGCTGGGACGGCTGGGAGCCGGCGGCATGGGGCTGGTCTATCTCGCGCGCTCGGCGTCCGGCCGGCGGGTGGCGATCAAGACGGTACGGACGGAGCTGGCCGAGGACCAGCTGTTCCGGGTCCGCTTCACGCGCGAGGTCGAGGCGGCCCGCGCGGTCTCCGGTTTCTACACGGCGGCCGTCGTGGACGCCGACCCGCGCGCCGCCGTGCCGTGGCTGGCCACCGCGTACGTCCCCGCCCCCTCCCTCGAGGAGATAGTGAACGAGTGCGGGCCGCTGCCCGCGCAGGCGGTGCGCTGGCTCGCCGCGGGCGTCGCGGAGGCGCTGCAGTCGATCCACGGCGCGGGCCTGGTCCACCGCGACCTCAAGCCCTCCAACGTGCTGGTCGTGGAGGACGGCCCCCGGGTCATCGACTTCGGCATCGCCTCCGGGGTGTCCAACACCCGCCTGACGATGACCAACGTCGCGGTCGGCACCCCCGCCTACATGTCCCCGGAGCAGGCCAAGGACTCCCGCAGCGTCACCGGCGCGAGCGACGTCTTCTCCCTCGGCTCCATGCTGGTCTTCGCCGCCACCGGACACCCCCCGTTCCACGGCGCCAACCCCGTCGAGACCGTCTTCATGCTGCTGCGCGAGGGCCCTGACCTCGAGGGCCTGCCCGACGAGCTGCGCCCGCTCATCGAGGCCTGCATGCAGATGGACCCCACGGCCCGGCCCAACCCCGCCGACCTGCAGGCCCAGCTCGCCCCGCACCTGTTCGGCTCCGGCTCCGACGACAGCGGCACGGCGTCGGCGTGGCTGCCCGAGCGGGCGGTGGGCCTGATCGAGACGCGCCGCGGCGGACGCCCGGCCATGCCGCCGCAGCCGGCCGGCCGCAGCGGGGGCGGCGCCCGCCCCCACGTACCGCCTCCGCCGCCGCACGACCCGGTCGTGCCGCAGCCCCCGCCGGTCCCGGTGGGTCCGCCCGGCACCGGCCCGGTCCGGCTGGCGGGCGCCGCGGTGCCCATCGGCCCCGGCCCGCGCGTCGCCGACACGCGCGCGGCCGCCGTGCAGGCGCCCCCGGCCGCCTCCGCCCTGGCCGCGACCTGGACCAAGCTCCGCCCCGGCGTGAACGGCGCCGAGCCCGCCGCGCCCGCGACCACGGCGCCCGCCGCGCCGCCGGAGCAGCCGGGCGGCTGGCGCCCGTGGCGGTTCCGTATGTCCAACGACGTGTGGGGCACGCCCGCCGTCGCCGGCGACCTGGTGTACGTCACCTCCTTCGAGGTGCACGCCCTGGACGTGGCCACTGGCCGGCGCCGCTTCAAGACCCGGGACGTCGCCTGGTCGATGGCGGTCGCCGACGGCCGTATCCACGCCTCCGACGGCCCCACCCTCTACGCGCTCGACGCCCGGGAGGGCGGCGACCTGTGGCGGCTGAACACGGACGCCTGGGTGTACTCCCTCAAGGCCGAGCGCGGCACCGTCGTCACCGGTACCCGCGGCGGCGGCGTACAGGGCCGGGAGGCGTCCACCGGGCAGCAGCTGTGGGAAGTCACCGGCTGTCAGACCGACTTCGAGTCCCCGGAGGCCGGACCCGCGCTGCACGACGGCACCGCCTACGTCTGGCAGGACGCCCGGCTGCGTGCCCTGGACGCCCGCACCGGCGAGGAGCGCTGGTCCTACCCGATCGGCGACGCGGCCTCCTGCGGCGGCGTCCCGGTCCGCCTCACCGCCGCCCCCGACGGCTACGTCTACGTCTGCGCCGGCACCCGGGTGCTCGCCCTGGAGGCGGCCTCCGGGCACGTCCGCTGGCACTTCGAGGCCCCGGCCGTCTTCCTCTGCCCGCCGGCCTTCGTGCCGGGCCCGGCGGTGACCGGCGGCGGGATCTACCTCGCGGACTACCTCGGCACGGTCTACGCCCTGGACGCCACCGACGGCCGGGACCGCTGGCGCATCGCCACGGAGTCCCGCTCCTCCGTCGAACCGGTGCTGGTCGCCGCCGGACACGTGCACGTGGGCAGCGGCAAGGGCCTGTACACGCTGGACGCGGTCACCGGCACGCCCAAGTGGCGCTTCCAGTCGGGCGGGGAGATCGTCGGCGCGCCCGCGGTCGCCGAGGGCCGCATCCACTTCGGCTCCAGCGACCACCTGCTGTACACGCTGAAGGCCGACGACGGACGGCTGCGCTGGAAACTGGCCACCGGCGGCGAGATCACCGGCTCCCCGGTGGTGCGGGACGGCGTGGTGTACGCGTGCAGCAAGGACCGCTGCGTGTACGCCCTGGACGCGGAGAAGGGCACGGGCACGGCGCGGACGGCCTGA
- a CDS encoding VOC family protein, whose amino-acid sequence MAENGASEYTEGTPCWVDAQLPDLEAGKRFYGELFGWTFEDQPTGTVRALKDGEPVASLAHKTDGRLPTVWTVSFATADAEALCRRILAAGGQVVASPAPFGDLGRTALVTDPEGAVFSLWQPGTAAGFGRRHEPGTFAWVQLYARDTETANTFYGDLFHEALFGEGADPDFGRTPVSEVFAPEMPPHLLVHFAVRDLEAALREVTRLGGRTQVPPFGTSYGTAAVVTDNQGASFALLHR is encoded by the coding sequence ATGGCCGAAAATGGGGCATCGGAGTACACGGAGGGCACCCCTTGCTGGGTGGACGCGCAGCTGCCCGACCTGGAGGCGGGCAAGCGGTTCTACGGTGAGCTGTTCGGCTGGACCTTCGAGGACCAGCCCACCGGGACGGTCCGGGCGCTCAAGGACGGCGAGCCGGTCGCCTCCCTCGCGCACAAGACGGACGGAAGACTGCCCACGGTGTGGACGGTGTCCTTCGCCACCGCGGACGCCGAGGCACTGTGCCGGCGCATCCTGGCGGCCGGCGGGCAGGTGGTCGCCTCCCCGGCGCCCTTCGGCGACCTGGGCCGCACCGCCCTGGTCACCGACCCCGAGGGCGCCGTGTTCTCGCTGTGGCAGCCCGGCACGGCGGCCGGCTTCGGACGCCGGCACGAGCCGGGCACCTTCGCCTGGGTCCAGCTGTACGCACGGGACACGGAGACGGCCAACACCTTCTACGGCGACCTCTTCCACGAGGCGCTGTTCGGCGAGGGCGCCGACCCGGACTTCGGCCGCACGCCGGTCTCCGAGGTCTTCGCCCCCGAGATGCCGCCCCACCTCCTGGTGCACTTCGCTGTGCGGGACCTGGAGGCCGCGCTGCGCGAGGTGACCCGGCTCGGCGGGCGGACGCAGGTCCCGCCCTTCGGGACGTCGTACGGGACGGCGGCCGTGGTCACCGACAATCAGGGGGCGTCCTTCGCGTTGCTGCACCGCTGA
- a CDS encoding TetR family transcriptional regulator produces MRTVDGRVAGRRGQETRQKLLDCLSEMLSSSPYRDVKVIDVARRAGTSPATFYQYFPDVEGAVLELAETMAAESGSLAGLVEGRSWSGRAGWQTAQELVDGFLDFWRHNDAILRVVDLGAAEGDKRFSKIRVKVLSAVESSLAESVTELQAKGRIDKDVNPGAVAGSLVAMLAAVASHQKGFSSRGVKQADIKPNLALLVHLGVTGRKPTK; encoded by the coding sequence GTGCGTACCGTCGACGGCCGGGTGGCCGGCCGGCGTGGGCAGGAGACCCGGCAGAAGCTGCTCGACTGCCTCAGCGAGATGCTCAGCTCGTCCCCGTACCGGGATGTCAAGGTCATCGACGTCGCCCGCCGCGCGGGGACCTCGCCGGCCACCTTCTACCAGTACTTCCCGGACGTCGAGGGCGCCGTCCTGGAGCTGGCCGAGACCATGGCCGCCGAGAGCGGCTCCCTGGCCGGACTGGTCGAGGGGCGCTCCTGGAGCGGGCGGGCCGGCTGGCAGACGGCACAGGAACTGGTCGACGGCTTCCTGGACTTCTGGCGGCACAACGACGCGATCCTGCGTGTCGTGGACCTCGGCGCCGCCGAGGGGGACAAACGTTTCTCCAAAATCCGCGTGAAGGTCCTCAGCGCGGTCGAGTCCTCGCTCGCCGAGTCCGTCACCGAGCTCCAGGCCAAGGGGCGGATCGACAAGGACGTCAACCCCGGTGCGGTCGCCGGGTCCCTGGTCGCCATGCTGGCGGCCGTCGCCTCGCACCAGAAAGGTTTCTCCTCGCGGGGCGTCAAGCAGGCCGACATCAAGCCGAACCTGGCGCTGCTGGTGCACCTGGGAGTCACCGGCCGCAAGCCGACCAAGTAG
- a CDS encoding pyridoxamine 5'-phosphate oxidase family protein: MALTPEEREQFLSEPRVAAFAVDAGEGRAPLTVPLWYQYAPGGDVWILTGRHSRKNRLLQAAGRFSLLVERVDPTIRYVSVEGPVVDTSPATVELLREISARYLPAEKVDGYVEFAWKNHGEQVVVRMRPERWVSSDLGSI, from the coding sequence ATGGCCCTGACCCCCGAAGAGCGCGAACAGTTCCTGTCCGAGCCGCGCGTGGCCGCCTTCGCGGTCGACGCGGGCGAGGGGCGCGCCCCGCTCACCGTGCCCCTCTGGTACCAGTACGCGCCCGGCGGGGACGTGTGGATCCTCACCGGCCGGCACTCGCGCAAGAACCGGCTGCTGCAGGCCGCGGGACGGTTCTCGCTGCTGGTGGAGCGGGTCGACCCGACGATCCGCTACGTGTCCGTCGAGGGCCCGGTCGTCGACACCTCCCCCGCCACGGTCGAACTGCTGCGGGAGATCTCCGCCCGCTACCTGCCGGCCGAGAAGGTCGACGGCTACGTCGAGTTCGCGTGGAAGAACCACGGCGAGCAGGTCGTCGTACGGATGCGTCCCGAGCGGTGGGTGTCGTCGGACCTCGGATCGATCTGA